Proteins from one Sulfurovum sp. TSL1 genomic window:
- the era gene encoding GTPase Era, with product MFDHEKEEVDTKAGFVAVVGRPNAGKSTLLNHIVGEKLAMVSKKAQATRKRMNIIVMHEDAQIIFVDTPGIHEKERLLNQFMLDEALKAMGDSDLIIFLAPVTDKLTEYEKFLKLTQAKGVKHIVVLTKIDHVKQGDILAKLGEYQKYQDSFEAIIPFSVNRKVGKKQLLDEICKHLPTSPFLYDPEILTTEHIRDIYKELIRESIFENLSDEIPYESDVTIEKIDEGDSMDKVYATIVVEKETQKGMIVGQKGAGIKRVGKLAREQMELFSGKKIFLDLHVAVKKGWSKNKDGLEEFGYII from the coding sequence ATGTTTGATCATGAGAAAGAGGAAGTCGATACAAAAGCCGGCTTTGTGGCAGTGGTAGGAAGACCCAATGCAGGGAAAAGCACGCTGCTCAACCATATAGTTGGCGAAAAGCTTGCCATGGTTTCAAAGAAAGCACAGGCAACACGTAAACGTATGAATATTATCGTCATGCATGAGGATGCACAGATCATTTTTGTGGACACCCCGGGGATTCATGAAAAAGAGAGACTCTTGAATCAATTCATGTTGGATGAAGCACTCAAGGCGATGGGAGACAGTGATCTTATCATTTTTCTTGCACCTGTCACGGACAAGCTTACAGAGTATGAAAAGTTTTTAAAACTTACTCAAGCCAAAGGTGTCAAGCACATTGTTGTGCTTACCAAGATAGATCATGTCAAGCAGGGTGATATATTGGCCAAGTTGGGTGAGTATCAGAAATATCAAGATTCTTTTGAAGCGATCATTCCTTTTTCTGTCAATAGAAAAGTAGGTAAAAAACAACTGCTTGATGAGATATGCAAGCATCTGCCAACCTCTCCTTTCCTCTATGACCCTGAGATCCTTACCACAGAACATATACGTGATATCTATAAAGAACTTATCCGTGAGTCTATTTTTGAGAATCTTAGTGATGAAATACCTTACGAGAGCGATGTAACTATAGAAAAGATCGACGAGGGTGACAGTATGGATAAAGTGTATGCCACTATCGTGGTTGAAAAAGAGACACAAAAGGGAATGATCGTAGGTCAAAAAGGTGCAGGGATCAAGCGTGTTGGAAAACTTGCACGCGAACAGATGGAACTCTTTTCAGGTAAAAAAATATTTTTAGACCTTCATGTTGCGGTGAAAAAAGGGTGGAGTAAAAACAAAGATGGCTTGGAAGAGTTTGGTTATATCATTTAA
- the hslU gene encoding HslU--HslV peptidase ATPase subunit, with product MDNLTPKEIVTYLDKYVIGQHEAKKTIAVALRNRFRRMQLSLEMQQDVTPKNILMIGSTGVGKTEIARRLAKMMNLPFIKVEASKYTEVGFVGRDVESMIRDLAATSMTLVRESENEKNREKIENYIENKIIEKLLPPLPSGASEQKKAEYDASFMRMQEKYAKGELDHLKIKVEVPNTPTMPEEGLPPQMIQVQESIVKVLGGMGKKGPEKEVTVKDARKILEAEASEKLLDEEELKSLALEKVEKGGIVFLDEIDKIAVAANSQSRQDPSKEGVQRDLLPIVEGSAVNTKLGMVNTDHILFIAAGAFHVSKPSDLMPELQGRFPLRVELNSLDEETLYRILTEPKNALIKQYEALMKVEGVELVFEEEALRAIAHYSLLANEKTEDIGARRLHTVMEKILEEISFSADEHKGETIRVDKALVEEKISKVVEDEDATRYIL from the coding sequence TGTCATAGGACAACATGAAGCCAAAAAGACGATCGCCGTAGCACTGAGAAACCGTTTTAGACGTATGCAGCTCAGTCTGGAGATGCAGCAGGATGTGACACCTAAAAATATCTTGATGATAGGCAGTACAGGGGTTGGTAAAACAGAGATCGCCAGACGTTTGGCCAAGATGATGAATCTTCCGTTCATCAAAGTAGAAGCGAGTAAATATACGGAAGTAGGATTTGTCGGGCGAGATGTCGAGTCAATGATACGTGATCTGGCCGCAACCTCTATGACTTTGGTACGTGAGAGTGAAAATGAAAAAAACAGAGAGAAGATAGAAAACTATATTGAAAACAAAATTATAGAAAAACTTCTTCCTCCTCTTCCATCCGGTGCCAGTGAACAGAAAAAAGCAGAGTATGATGCCTCTTTTATGCGTATGCAGGAGAAGTATGCCAAAGGTGAACTTGATCATCTCAAGATAAAAGTAGAAGTACCGAATACACCCACCATGCCCGAAGAGGGACTTCCTCCACAGATGATACAGGTGCAGGAGTCCATTGTAAAAGTCCTAGGAGGTATGGGTAAGAAAGGTCCGGAGAAAGAGGTCACTGTAAAAGATGCCAGGAAGATACTGGAAGCTGAAGCAAGTGAAAAACTTCTTGATGAAGAAGAGCTTAAATCTCTGGCACTTGAAAAGGTAGAGAAGGGCGGTATCGTATTTCTTGATGAGATAGATAAAATCGCTGTAGCCGCGAACTCACAGAGCAGGCAAGATCCTAGTAAAGAGGGTGTACAAAGAGATCTACTTCCTATTGTGGAAGGATCCGCGGTAAATACGAAATTGGGTATGGTCAATACGGACCATATTCTCTTCATAGCTGCAGGTGCATTTCATGTGAGTAAACCCAGTGATCTGATGCCAGAGCTCCAGGGACGTTTTCCCTTACGTGTTGAACTTAACAGCTTAGATGAAGAGACTTTATATCGTATCTTGACTGAACCGAAAAATGCACTCATTAAACAGTATGAAGCTTTGATGAAGGTTGAAGGTGTGGAATTGGTCTTTGAGGAGGAAGCACTGAGAGCTATTGCACACTATTCACTGCTTGCCAATGAAAAGACCGAAGATATAGGTGCGAGACGTTTACATACAGTGATGGAGAAGATCCTCGAAGAGATCAGTTTCTCTGCGGATGAACACAAAGGTGAAACGATCCGTGTGGATAAAGCATTGGTAGAAGAGAAGATAAGCAAAGTGGTTGAAGATGAAGATGCAACCCGTTATATATTATAG